The genome window tagcaTATTGGAAACAATCGCAAAAATCGAGGAAATTTTGACTATATTAATGTGACAtcaaaagtgaaactttgaacGTAATCACCTCAAACAATTGACGTGAGCCCTGTGCCGCCCATGTAAGTTTGTCTCGAACTACGTtcgaaaactttaatttccaGACTGGTTCCACAacgtttaacaaaaatttaattattatgacTTCAATTGCTTATTCTCTTTAACCTGGAAACCTTAATTATTGCCTCATCAAAGTGTCATCGTCAAGaagatataaattaaataaaacttacatCTTCTAGTAAGAAATCCACAAAAGACATCGctagattttgttttttgtcctttttaagtttaaatgaaCTAAAACCATTTCGAGATCCCCTTGCTGCCTTGTCCTTATATTGGAACACTGCATATTACTTCGTATATCGTCACCGTATTTAGACCGATGAAGTATACACTCACAAAAAAGGGCTGTAAAGGTATTTGAATGTTTGGAGGCCATTATATCGTTGTTATCGTTTGACCTATGAGTCGTACCTTTGCAAAAGGCAGATTGTGAagttttttgcatgttttcgTACCGATATTGTTTTGAGTCGAGTGTTAGCGCGGCTGCAAACAAGATGAACAAGAAGAACTCTTAATTGGGTGTTTGTTTCAAAGAGTCGTGGATTACGTCACTAGTGTAGCTAACTTTAGTCAGTGAGTGGGGGCGTCATGTAGCTGACATTTAGTAAGTGAAAGTGCGGGTTACTAAGTACTTTCTTCTCCTTTTGTGTGAACGACGTTGGACGGTACCCTGTGGAGGATGGATCGACAGAAGTAGAAGGTAGTGGCTGTTTTTTTCCGGGTGGGGGGGGCTTAGGGGTAAAGGCAAGTTTTAGCgggtaaataaaaatggcgTAATTAAAACCCTGGCTGGAAGCTGAAGTCTATTCATCTTGGAATAGGAATTAAAGTAAGGTTTGAAATGGTACTCTGTTTATGATATGAATTTTGAAGGTTCtttaattctctattttaAGAGCCTAGAGGTTccagaaatataaaatgtctCACGTATATTTTATTCACGCTAAAAAcagttctaaaattaaaggtattcCCTAACGATTCGCTTTCAACTAATGTACCTTCTGTGTAAGTTGCTAGGATTTCACACGGCATCATTTGGTACCATCTTTATTTGATCTTCATAATTCTAAATATGTATCTACTTCTTCTTTTGAAAAGTACCATCTTCCAAgggtaaaataataaatatccctAAGATCCCCTATTATTCCCTCAGTAAATTGAATATTGGTTCACTAAATAGTACTGGATAAAAAAGGACGTACCTCTCTCGTGAATTATCGAGATGACCTACCTATTCCTTTGATAAGGGTCTATTAGGATAAGCTTCAttatcttgaaaaaaaaaacattcttcaCTGTATTAAACGTTCAACTCAATTTTTGGTTATAAGGCAAACCCATTCTATAGTAAAGCAATAAGTGTGGTGAAAGTAATATTCTATACGAAGTTTCCATTTTCTCTCGGAAATGATACTAGGCCATCCATCAAAATTTAGAAGTGATAAGATTTTTATATAGTAGTTTTCctgaaattaaacaatttcattattaccAAACCTCATTATTACActttaaattcatattaattCCTGATTGATTTGAATTGATACCTTTCTAACTGGATACTGGTGAATGGACGAATCAGTTATTAATGACTGTAAggcaaaatttccttttcctAAATATGAGTATGCATACAGGGCCCAGATAATTGGAATCTTCTTGTATTCATAATCCTTCCACAGGTAAAGCATACTCCTTATCTTCAAGAAAAGCATTTAACAGGATAAGTATTAACTTGCTGGTATGAACTTACCTCAACTTTATTTTCTGAGACAATATCcacaaataaagtaaaatttacagAAAGGGCTTTTGTGGTCctgttaaatttatgaaaatcaaagtaggtaatttttattaaatcgtCACAATATGGTTCATATCAAGCAGTTGAGCAAATTGATGatgcaatttttgttaaaaagttgaattacgatttttcacataaaattaaaatttttaagattaacaaaaataaagacCTGTAATTTCATGGTAAATGAATGTGTATCTATTAGGTACTTTCTGTTATTTCCCAACGCAGAGCAAATATAGTTTAAAACACGGTTGGGACACTCTATTCACTTACAGCTCGAGTACGTATAACGCTTACAGCTTACAAGTAATCATTGGACACTCACATCATGATAAAGTTTTTTGtctctttttaaaattgtggTGGAATCGACTGCATTAAGCTGGTAAGATCAAGGTCATGCCTATTCGTACTTACATGGgtaatagaagaaaaaatagcagcacaataaaataacacaatgcaacttttaaatgcatataaaaaaaaatttacgttCACAAAAAGCAtctgaaaatatacaggatttTCAGCATCAGTTGCGCAGTAAATGGGTGCAGataaaaatatgcaattaaaagataaaatcgCTTTAAAGTTCCATCTACTAATGCCAAAATCATGATTGTAGGTATAATTGTCAAACATTAGCGACGTACTCATTAACCAGtagctaaaaatattaaacatcCTAATTTCTACTTATTGCAAACAATACGGGCAATTCGAGAAAAATGAGACCCAAAATTGCTACTCAAATAAAAGACGTACTTTATTTTCCTAATACTTGCAAAGTAACAAATACATTTGACACATGTAAACCAACAATAGGTACATCTTCATAAGTAAGGTATGTCCTACCAGTGTTAACAAAACGCAAAGTTTAATCTCgatataaaatacaatttgtGCTCTAATAACGGATAATGGGCGAGCTCagaaatataacaaattttcctACCGGCGTAATACTAAGCTTCAGTGGTGGTCATAATTATAGcaacagttttaaaattttaaattgtatagGCGGAATTACCTCAAtccaaaatatgttttacaTACGACTGTTGAtgtttataatatatataaatttgataataacaATGGAACACGATAATGAGCAAAACAACAAGTTCTACCATGGCCGTCGCAATCTCCAGATTTAAACCCTATTGAGGATTTGTGGAATTACATTGACAACCAAATACGGCACAAAAACcatactaatttaaataacttgtaTGCAATACTTCAAGAGGCATGGCAAAATATCAATGCcagttttattgataaattaataGAATATATACCAAAAAAATGCGTAGAAGTTGCGAAACAAATGGGATATTacgtaaaatataatataagaaCTAGTATTAGcctattagatttttgtaTGTATAACTGTAACTTATATGAATTTAGGAAAGTTTCTATATTTTAGTCTAacacaatatatttttaaaaattttttactgggATTGTTATCATCATATTTTCATACATTATAAGCATTAACAGTCgtatataaaacatattttggaTTGAGACCCCCCtagacaatttaaaattttaaatagtcgCTATAATTGTAACCACTACGGCAAATGCCAACGTTGTCAAACCAACCTTTTCCGATAACGCCCATTAACATTTGGCATGTAGGTACATTAGTAGTGGTTCTGACAAACTCATCGTTAgacaaaactttttaacaaaattcctATAGGCAAGATTTTCCCatcaacaacaataaaaatctatCGACATTGGGAAACAGGACGtagtaacattaaaataacgGACATACCAAAAATGATACaaaatcaatataaattttgataaagaCTTCTCTCAGCAATATGAGAATTATTTTATCCTAAATGAAAGTACATATTTCCACTATTGAGATGCATTGACTATTTCAATATGTAGAGATCTAAACACTTACTAATATAGCGGGTTAATTTGCTTACTTACACTAAATTTCACATTAATAAATAGCTAAACAttatgtaatttatatttactttcaaCAATACAATACATTTCTTTGAAACGCATTTTAGAATGTGTCTATTTTAATGgcaaacattttatattaatcATAGTACTATGTTACAATCATGAATTCCATGTCTTCATGAGTAAATTTTCTTCGATCCAGGTTACTCCTTTGATACTTTACGAAACATTCAGACACCTACTAAATGTATTTGACGACATTATTTATACCAATCGTTCTAAccgaatattttttaacatcccCCATTTCTCGTCAAATCCATTTCATTCACTGACATATACATAAtacatttacaaattaaacaatacataaatatttttggcaatagaaaattagtattaaatactttgtgataataatatattatatgcACTTTGTTCACAAAATAacaatgttaaattattaagattGCACAACACTTTATCacaatacattaataaacacaAATATTACTTATGGCTAGtgctaaaaaaaatggagattaGCAAACCTCTATTGTGCCCCATTGACCAATGTCAGGGGgtattgacatttttcttctataatTTATCCCAAACTAGTTCGTCGTGTCATGTACTGTTTGTTCTTCACATTACACCTATGAGAATTCATCTTATATAAAATAGAATCATTAAAAGTAACAGTAATGTGGTCGCTACTTTCACAATCTTGTTAacctaaaattgcaattataatacatttttttaataaatcaataaatatccaattttctaattctagaGCACACACCTTCAACAGAACAACAATGAGCCTGAAAATTTGTTGTTCTGTCTCGAAAATGGACTCAGAAACATtgttgttaataatttaaactgcCATTAGAATGGGTGCATAATGAAGCCCATTAACATTAACGGATTTGCTAATCTCCTCAAATGCTAAATGGTTAATATAAAccgaaatatttaacaatCAACACCTTTCCACTGCgctaaatataatttattacaataatatgATGTGCGTTTTAGCCGAACTCAATTCGCCTGAGTAACGATTTCTATTTAACAGCACGTTTCTTCATTTaacacaaataaataatcttcaaatataaaaataacactACACAATCAACACAAATAAATAAGctataaaaatacttaaatacttgtaatatatataaacaaaataataactgtttttttcgtaaatgtTTCAAACGCGATTCTAACCGATGAAGTACCATTTTTGGACAATAACCCGATTTGACTTTTTGTTGCTCCAGCAAATAAGACTTACATGTAAGAGtgaaacaatacaaaaataaactacATAAAATAAGCGTAAAAGGTCTAagataaaatgcaaaatgagattcaaataaacattcgtttttcaaatcaaaatcagCTTGCAGTTAAATAGCATTTGCTATAGAGTTATTGTCGAAATAAAGTACCTATCTTAGTTACTTAATTCCCTAAAAATTAAGCTTTGGACCTAACATTAGAAATtctatattatttcaatagCTACATAGGCCAAAATGACTAGAAATCCACTGTGATAAACTCTGGTACAAAACAAAACATGTCTTAAAATGCCTTATGTGGTTTCTTGTAAGGAACCTTGACATTTGTGAGAGGTAAGACCATAATGTAGTATTTAAGATGCCGATTTAgtttgtataatttaataCTGATTTCCTTTACAAACGTGGTCCAAGCTTTCTTGAAACAATGTGTGCATATTCGCTGTATAATACTGAAAACCTTTTTACTACAAAGTTCCATGTCCGATATCAGGAGAAAGTGTTGAGACtgtaatttaatgaaattacatGGCAATATTCgagtattattaaaaacagaaatgaatgattagaagaaataaatatcaaactacGAGTAAATTTCTTTGCAAGGCTTCTTCAACAGACAACAATGCTGCGTTTTGCATTCTAAGGTGCGGAACATATCTAAATTTCGAGCTTCCatattcatataaattttaaatatattcataatcatattcataatttatactcaaaaatagatttaaagtGCAATTCCGACTCGGTTAACCTTGACGCAAAATAGAGCTTGTTTTCTGATAATCAAACCAGATTTTGCATTAGCCTATAAAAGGCAATAAAGGTACTATATTCTCACTGCTTTTGTGACAGTGCCATTATAATCCAAGGTAACAAGTCAAAGGTTAATTAATAGTTCCAAATTCAAGAGAGCAAAGTAAGCAAGATAGAAAACCAAAAActtataatattcaatattgtGAATTTGTTCACATCAAAAGtaacttttaacttttttgacACACACTTAAGTTTGGTATGATTTACTTccaaacaccctatatacgAAATTGCATACTCTTATCAACAGTTTTTGCTcgtaaatcaaattatttagcACACTTACACCATAAAATTCTTTCAAGAAACTCAAAATTACAGCAACACTTCTGTCATGGTTCCTTTATACCTTAAAATATACAGGTACCTAGCTAAACTAACAAACGCATCAGGTCTTAATTCATTAAGGCCTGGCTCACTTCAGCAATTACTTGTATGTCTAGAGGGCGCTCTAATTTAAATGTGCAATTCAACCTTAGTTCTATCATCTTAGATTTTTAGCAATACCTCTATTATGTTATTATGAAGCGGAAATTAGTTAGGATTTGCCAAAAACTAAAGGTAAGTGTTCGTTTAGAAATTTACATTCCCATCAATAAAGACTGTAGGTAATTACAACTACAACACGGTATAATACAATTTAGTTActtcttattttaaagaagAATAATGTCTCCTTGTGTGGAATATTCTCCATAAAAAGACTTTTAACTGTTACAACCATATCAAGTAAATCTGAATAAAAAGGAGAATTATTATAGTCGGATCGAGGTTTAAAAACGTTCAGACTGCGACCTGTTCTCCAAACAATGGGCTATCAACTACATAACAATCTTAATATCTCTGAGATTTAGAATCtttcaattaaacaatattttatacagCATTCAACAAAATCTACAAGATTCTGATTAACTGAAAATCTATGATAAATTCTAGGAATGGATACTTCTCAtctaacataatttttttctaaacatttttggtcttTTATAATTCTATTTCATCTTTAGAACTAATGAAAACATCCCGAATCAGACAACACGAAATGGTTATGCGATCCGGAATAAAATCTGCAAGTGATCTTTTGAATGTAAAATCTAAATAACATGTTTTCATGACTCACGTTTGTATGCGAACGTGACTTTGAGGGTGCTGTTTCAATCGTTGGACTGTTAACCCCAAGCACCtttttatgtataaaataaattctccAATCCAAATGCTAAAGTAAACTTGTAGCAAACATAAAATTTCGCTgcgttattaaaaatatttaattttgattatatAATGAGgccaaaaagtttaaataaaatcatacTTTACCTTTgttccaccctgtataaataaaaactggtttaaaaaatacaatgttTACgcaatgcaaaaattatttgaaactcTCCACGCAGgccattaataattatttaaccaACAGGTGTATTAATAGCGATGAGATTATTAGTAGCCCATTAATACAAGAGTTAGTTACAATATTTTTCGCCCACTCCAAGGCCAAAAACAAATACACGTCTAAACATTTTAACATTCCGAATTAATTCACCCCACTTAAGCTGGAAAAAACCtgtttcaaaatgaaaaattcaataaatgtcAGGCATTGTCGTATTTACCTAATCCGATCGGcgaaaaatacataaagcATCTCAAGTGCGAGGGAGAACTTAATTTATtcagaaatataatttctttatctACTTGTAGGTAATTTTGGGAATCTCAACGCATACACCACGAAGTCATTTCGCCTAATaatatttgtattaaatatttctgaagaTGTACGAAGATACAGTGTTCATCCCTGGACTACTACCAGTTTATttctgatttattaaaaaaaaagttaattctgCGTtcattataagaagttttttttatgaaccaggtatattttttacacgCAATAGAATCTTTTCTTAAACTTGTGTTcgtccataatttttttgccctAAATGTGGTATATTaagtgacttaaaaaaaacactttatgaTACCCCGTTTTTTATATGTTCTCGAATTGActaaatcacaaataaaccaGTGGGAGTCTGAAGTAATACCTGTATATGTAATATAGCACCATGTGCTATAGCAAAGAAACCAAATTATTGATATGAACTCTCTCCATTCACCCTATATCTCGGTATTTCTctcaacaataaacaaaagtgCTAATATCGACCATTCAACACAAAGGTCTGTTGAGGATGCCAGGCCAGCTGTCATCGCAATTATTAAACTCGGAACTAACCTATCGACCGACGAACTTAAGAGCAACAAATGCGTCCGAGTAATTCTAGTAAACTACGCGTAAAGAGGAATATTCGCAATTAAGAAACGTTCCAAAAACTTAAGGGCAAATTACGCTCTACGGCTCGTCTAACATTAAGTTCCTTAGTTACTCAGTCACTATTCGAGAGGGATTGAAGTCTCTGTTGATGATTGAAAATCCTCGAAACTCTTCTTGATTAATGGATTGTAATACCTCGTTGGTAACTGGCGTTAACACGGGTTCTTCCCGTGTAAATTCTGCATCAAAGTTAGCCACATCTTTTCGGCTTCTCTGTAATATCGAACATAAAGCGATAGTAAACCAATCCGTGAAAACTTTAGATACTTACGATTCTGGGCCTAAACGGAGGTTTCACTTTCCTGTTCTCTAAGGCATTCCAATCGATTTCTTTGAAGAAAGGATGACCAAGAATAGCAGCTTCACAGCCCTGATTTACAACACATCCCAAGCGTCTGTTCGGATTCTTAGTCATGAAACCCTTTAGTATACTAAcctaaaatgaaaagaaacgaGCAATGATTAACGCGAAGTCCCGACGAACTCCAAGTATATATATACGTACAGCTTCCTTGCTCAACCAAACTGGATATAACACATCGTCATGTAATATTGATTCAAACAGGTCATCTTCATTGTCAGCTTCGAATGGAGGTTGTCCGGCCATCATTTCGTACATTAGGACACCTAACGCCCACCAATCTACGCTTGCACCGTATTCCAATTcctgtaaataataaaattataacacAAATATCTGGCCAAAGTACAGGATGCCAAAgccaattatttaatatttttgtatcaaGTGGGCGTAATTTAAACTAACTTAAAAACTCCGCACCTACCAATGGTTGTTTTCAATACACAATTGCAATTATTAATGAGCAACTCTTACTATCTTTCTGTAAATACCTACCTGTAAAATCTCAGGAGCAATATAATCGGGAGTCCCGCAAAAAGTTGTAGTAGTAACTCCATTGAATATCCCTTCTTTGCACATCCCGAAATCGGCTAGCTTACAATGTCCTTCAGCATCCAAAAGTATATTATCAAGTTTCAAATCCCTATAAACAACTCCGTTTCTATGTAGGAATTGTAAAGCTAATGTCACCTCGGCGGCGTAGAACCTATAATTTCCAAACGTTACTAACTCGTTATGTATGACTTGGgacaattattattaccttGCTCGAGgttcatcaaattttttcgCGCGTTGAATTTGAAACATGAGATCACCTCCATTTACGTACtccataacaaaaaataacctGTCTCGAGTTTGGAAACAAGAATGTAAAGCCGTTAGGAAAGGATGTTTCGCAGCTAGCGTGAGAATCCTTTTTTCAGTCATTGTACAATCAACATCATCATCCTGGATAATTACATCTTTCTTCAAAACTTTCACGGCATAGACCTCGTCGGTACCCTTCTTCTCAGCTAGCATCACTTTACCAAAACTGCCTTTACCTAATACTTTTATGAAGTGGAAATCGTTCAGTCCGATGCTATTTTTACTTCCAGTCTTCTCAATACATTCTTCTAAAAAAACTACATCAGTTCAGATTAAATATATACCAGGTGTTTTTATTATAGTAAGGTGGTTATTCTCATGACTTAAaactataatttatttttccctgacagttttcattatttgcaTTCTATTTTCACTTACCACTGTTTTGCAACTTTTCTTCCATCATTTTGGATAGATTCTCGTCTGTACTACTTTCGTTAGCTAGCCCTGCAGAATTTTCTCCGCTTCCATCGCCAAGCGCTCCATTTCCCGATGCCGGCACCACTTTAGCTCTTCTTATGGGAGTTTTACTGTCAGGTGACACTCCTatgaaaacacattttatttgTTCTGATCACTCtataatgaattaattttttcaaagatttcaCAAGCAAGTAGAATTAATCAATTCAACAAACCTGTCAATATTCACAATGGTATGGCCGGGTGTGAAGTAATTCGTTATTGAACATACGATACGATGGTAATGTAAAAAAAGCCATACTAGCTCCATTTCCCTCGCACCATCGCTTTAATAGTTATCACTCTTTCGCACTATTCACAACGTTTTTTATTCAAAGGGTAGAATCGGGGGAGTAAAACATCCCTGAGATTTACTtcgaaaatatcaatatttattaacagTGAAACGTTCTGCTCCCCAGATTCAAGAATCTGAATCCAGATGGATTCCACACTGTAggtttttatataattaaaaagtctATGAGACGTCATTTCCTTTATAACAATGTCATGCATCGGCTCAAATACGATGAAGTTGGGTCTTTAGTATTCAGGGGGTGTTATCTGAATTTTCTAAACTTTATTAGATATATTAGaagaaatcaattttcaaattaaaagccgtgcaattaaaaaatggtggTTACTTGCAGGACCGAAcatgaaataaacaaaacttaaaCATACAGACAAAACATCAGGTTTTACTAGTCACTATCTTAGCAATAAATCAGTTGGGAcagtataaaattaaactccTGAACCAGGAGGTGACACTCTCCAACATAGAAGGTGCTAGCTCTCCAGATAACTATTCTGAATTAACATTATTACCATCCAGTGCCAAAAGTTTAACatcaaataatagaaaataattgtcaAACTAAAACATAAGTAAAGcgaatttagtaaaattatgCGGCGGCATTTTGCACATAAATGACGTGCAAAgcgttttcaaaattcttctaatATAACGTTTTTTTTGTTCACCGCTATTAACgcccaaataaaaaattccatttagaCACATGTCATTGTACAGAATACAGTTCCAAATTATTTCAGTGGTAAAAATAGATAAACAAACATAACATACCATGCAAAAACAACGTGATCGGACTAAGCACAGGCACAGGCAAAGGCTCACACAAGCAGGTTTCTGTGTTACCTATCTCGGAAAGTATTTCTGCCATTTGCTTTGTGTTGACGCCGCAATTGTTGGCGACGTTCCTCTGACACCGTTTATGAACGT of Euwallacea similis isolate ESF13 chromosome 3, ESF131.1, whole genome shotgun sequence contains these proteins:
- the Pkc98E gene encoding protein kinase C isoform X2, producing MFTGTVRVKICEAQGLRPTDYSKRHAFGKDEQPLDPYVTVVVDDTQFGRTTTKQKTFDPVWNEQFEHGVENSKSITLTVFHDAAIPPDVFVANITIPFEDLLSRDKDESAFLVNLEPTGRLRIRIDLKHTANEYGGKPREFKERQGFNRRRGAMRRRVHQVNGHKFMATFLRQPTFCSLCREFIWGLGKQGYQCQVCTCVVHKRCHHVVLTKCPGMKEEPTVQSTGFNVNIPHRFVVHNYKRFTFCDHCGSLLYGLIKQGLQCEACSLNVHKRCQRNVANNCGVNTKQMAEILSEIGVSPDSKTPIRRAKVVPASGNGALGDGSGENSAGLANESSTDENLSKMMEEKLQNSEECIEKTGSKNSIGLNDFHFIKVLGKGSFGKVMLAEKKGTDEVYAVKVLKKDVIIQDDDVDCTMTEKRILTLAAKHPFLTALHSCFQTRDRLFFVMEYVNGGDLMFQIQRAKKFDEPRARFYAAEVTLALQFLHRNGVVYRDLKLDNILLDAEGHCKLADFGMCKEGIFNGVTTTTFCGTPDYIAPEILQELEYGASVDWWALGVLMYEMMAGQPPFEADNEDDLFESILHDDVLYPVWLSKEAVSILKGFMTKNPNRRLGCVVNQGCEAAILGHPFFKEIDWNALENRKVKPPFRPRIRSRKDVANFDAEFTREEPVLTPVTNEVLQSINQEEFRGFSIINRDFNPSRIVTE
- the Pkc98E gene encoding protein kinase C isoform X1, whose product is MFTGTVRVKICEAQGLRPTDYSKRHAFGKDEQPLDPYVTVVVDDTQFGRTTTKQKTFDPVWNEQFEHGVENSKSITLTVFHDAAIPPDVFVANITIPFEDLLSRDKDESAFLVNLEPTGRLRIRIDLKHTANEYGGKPREFKERQGFNRRRGAMRRRVHQVNGHKFMATFLRQPTFCSLCREFIWGLGKQGYQCQVCTCVVHKRCHHVVLTKCPGMKEEPTVQSTGFNVNIPHRFVVHNYKRFTFCDHCGSLLYGLIKQGLQCEACSLNVHKRCQRNVANNCGVNTKQMAEILSEIGNTETCLCEPLPVPVLSPITLFLHGVSPDSKTPIRRAKVVPASGNGALGDGSGENSAGLANESSTDENLSKMMEEKLQNSEECIEKTGSKNSIGLNDFHFIKVLGKGSFGKVMLAEKKGTDEVYAVKVLKKDVIIQDDDVDCTMTEKRILTLAAKHPFLTALHSCFQTRDRLFFVMEYVNGGDLMFQIQRAKKFDEPRARFYAAEVTLALQFLHRNGVVYRDLKLDNILLDAEGHCKLADFGMCKEGIFNGVTTTTFCGTPDYIAPEILQELEYGASVDWWALGVLMYEMMAGQPPFEADNEDDLFESILHDDVLYPVWLSKEAVSILKGFMTKNPNRRLGCVVNQGCEAAILGHPFFKEIDWNALENRKVKPPFRPRIRSRKDVANFDAEFTREEPVLTPVTNEVLQSINQEEFRGFSIINRDFNPSRIVTE